A region from the Falco rusticolus isolate bFalRus1 chromosome 4, bFalRus1.pri, whole genome shotgun sequence genome encodes:
- the ACP3 gene encoding prostatic acid phosphatase, with protein MEVIRFPNPSRILCFYFHIILILLQQTTAERELKFVAVVFRHGDRTPIVNFPTDLHKESEWPQGFGQLTKTGMQQLFELGQYTRERYSNFLNSTYNRQEFYIQSTDYDRTIMSAQSYLSGLFPPTSSQIWNPDLLWQPIPVHILQKSTDQRLHFPLPDCPRFDELQNETQTSNEFQNRIQPYMDFLRTMAVNTGLELNHLKILDNFQLWNTYDTLHCEGIHNYTLPVWATKDVIDKMEKLAELSLLSLFGLYKTEEKSRLQGGVLVNIILNSIKQAANSSKQRKMEVYSAHDTTVGALQIALSIFNGKLPPYAACQFFELYQESSGRYSIEMHYRNDSSKDPYLLTLPGCTSSCPLEKFAQLVSPVITENWSKECGKKDKMKDIFIGFDVAVGLLFIFDLVLLYLLYHYGRCRRRNNYQDI; from the exons tatcCTCATTCTGCTTCAGCAGACTACTGCAGAAAGAGAACTGAAGTTTGTGGCTGTA GTTTTCCGACATGGTGACCGAACACCAATTGTAAACTTTCCGACTGATCTACACAAAGAAAGTGAATGGCCCCAGGGATTTGGACAACTTACCAAG ACTGGaatgcagcagctgtttgaaCTGGGACAGTACACAAGGGAAAGATATTCCAACTTTTTGAACAGCACATACAACCGGCAAGAG TTTTACATCCAAAGTACAGACTATGATCGCACCATTATGAGTGCCCAGTCATACCTTTCTGGCCTCTTCCCACCAACTAGCAGCCAAATTTGGAACCCTGACCTTCTCTGGCAACCCATTCCAGTTCATATCCTGCAAAAATCAACAGACCAG AGGCTCCATTTTCCTCTGCCTGACTGTCCCCGTTTTGATGAACTTCAGAATGAAACACAAACATCTAATGAATTTCAAAATAGAATACAACCATACATG gatTTTTTACGAACAATGGCAGTTAATACAGGACTTGAACTAAATCATCTTAAAATACTGGACAATTTCCAGCTCTGGAATACATACGATACTCTACACTGTGAG GGTATTCACAATTATACTCTCCCTGTATGGGCCACCAAAGATGTAATCGACAAGATGGAAAAACTGGCAGAATTGTCCTTATTATCACTATTTGGGCtttataaaacagaagagaaatcaCGACTACAAGgag GTGTCCTTGTGAATATTATCTTAAATAGTATTAAGCAAGCTGCCaattcttcaaaacaaagaaaaatggaggTCTACTCTGCA caTGACACCACAGTTGGGGCCCTCCAGATTGctctcagtatttttaatggaaaactgcCACCATATGCTGCTTGCCAGTTTTTTGAACTCTACCAAGAAAGCAGTGG GCGATATAGCATTGAAATGCATTATCGGAATGACTCTTCAAAGGATCCTTACCTACTCACTCTGCCAGGATGCACCTCTTCTTGTCCACTTGAGAAGTTTGCTCAACTAGTTTCTCCTGTGATAACAGAAAATTGGTCAAAAGAATGtgggaagaaagacaaaatgaaag atatttttattggaTTTGATGTTGCTGTTGGCTTGTTGTTCATTTTTGACCTTGTACTGCTCTACCTGCTTTATCATTATGGACGCTGCAGGCGCAGAAACAATTACCAAGACATTTAA